The following are from one region of the Paenibacillus sp. KS-LC4 genome:
- a CDS encoding Arm DNA-binding domain-containing protein, giving the protein MDSWCYVVEFGRHPETGRRRQKSKSGFETKVEAERRLPKCFTSLIRIHILNRQKRI; this is encoded by the coding sequence ATGGATAGTTGGTGTTATGTTGTTGAATTCGGTCGTCATCCGGAAACAGGACGCAGGCGTCAGAAAAGTAAATCCGGCTTTGAGACGAAAGTCGAAGCTGAAAGGCGCTTGCCAAAGTGTTTCACGAGCTTAATAAGAATACATATATTGAACCGACAAAAGAGGATCTAG
- a CDS encoding Arm DNA-binding domain-containing protein has protein sequence MSKRGNGWYYVVEFGRHFETGRRRQKSKSGFETMVEAEKALAKVMHELNTNSYIEPRKEDVATYMASWLAQKKMSIRPGTYKTYRWLVNFHIIPRLGHHKMTRLAP, from the coding sequence GTGAGTAAAAGAGGAAATGGTTGGTACTATGTTGTTGAATTCGGTCGTCACTTTGAAACTGGGCGTAGGCGTCAGAAAAGCAAATCTGGCTTTGAGACGATGGTTGAAGCTGAGAAGGCGCTCGCCAAAGTCATGCATGAGCTTAACACGAATTCGTATATTGAACCGAGAAAGGAAGACGTAGCCACCTACATGGCGTCATGGCTGGCGCAGAAGAAAATGAGCATCCGACCAGGGACATATAAAACTTACCGCTGGTTAGTAAACTTCCACATCATTCCGCGCCTTGGCCATCATAAAATGACCAGATTAGCTCCGTAA
- a CDS encoding VOC family protein has product MEVKLQTTTVTPGVPILAYDGGQIDVIWDNHEMAVQWYEKHMGFTRKQVMNGKNERLSTAEIMTELRAGLWLKSVLTERRVNHFFAERGTVDSNVRWCHAARDLEAEHANFQKEGIRTSEIYYTVDGKGHFDFWGFEGTRLTAAESQDIQDGSRFGGSWVRIGVRNLQEARTWYERYLGMILLEDYSAKGSLKMGLPLEHHPDTHSVWWLDQLPEDAPENGIVDGPCRPYCVTHDGEAFAQYFQYLRASGIRTSDYITGGFFAFFHFYDPDGNRVNIYKY; this is encoded by the coding sequence ATGGAGGTTAAGCTGCAAACAACTACGGTTACGCCAGGCGTCCCTATATTGGCATATGATGGCGGACAAATTGATGTGATTTGGGACAATCATGAAATGGCTGTCCAATGGTATGAGAAACATATGGGATTTACCCGCAAGCAAGTAATGAATGGGAAGAATGAAAGATTATCTACAGCAGAGATTATGACCGAGTTGCGAGCTGGCTTATGGCTCAAATCTGTACTAACGGAGAGAAGAGTTAATCATTTTTTTGCCGAACGTGGCACTGTTGACTCAAACGTTCGTTGGTGTCATGCTGCGCGTGACTTAGAAGCCGAGCATGCTAATTTCCAAAAAGAAGGCATACGTACTTCAGAGATTTATTATACCGTCGATGGGAAGGGTCACTTCGATTTTTGGGGATTCGAGGGTACCCGCTTAACCGCAGCCGAAAGCCAAGATATTCAAGACGGTTCACGTTTTGGCGGAAGTTGGGTTCGTATTGGAGTAAGAAACCTTCAAGAGGCGAGAACGTGGTATGAAAGATATTTAGGGATGATATTATTGGAGGATTATTCTGCAAAAGGGTCTCTAAAGATGGGATTACCTTTGGAACATCATCCTGATACACACTCCGTTTGGTGGCTTGACCAACTTCCAGAAGACGCACCCGAAAACGGAATAGTAGATGGGCCTTGTCGCCCTTATTGTGTTACTCACGATGGAGAGGCTTTTGCTCAATATTTTCAATATCTGCGAGCTAGCGGTATTCGCACTTCGGACTACATTACGGGTGGTTTCTTTGCGTTTTTTCACTTTTATGACCCAGACGGTAACCGTGTTAACATATATAAATATTAA
- a CDS encoding LamG-like jellyroll fold domain-containing protein, which translates to MSSLKHGLVGEYLFDGNAQDTSGLGHHARVRGAALTTNRFGESDRAYALSGNGEHIVLDPPPALNPEGFSMSVWIKYAEEARLNWWSNAIISQDDHGRQIDKSRRVLQLSTKGKFITWHRMMTSPDAVGKNIIQLGVWYHVAAVYDGTYHKIYVNGELQDVQEGTFTPNAEEPIFFGKKNSEESRFWFHGALDDIRIYNRALAQSEVADLFTEHGYAGDPLLKPVPKKRTTKKASMRFPVKKTLEFRWFNWNDCYNSFAIALYGVLQYSKKPINLQQTLVYTAQAFVINTEDAAIMPMDVIGDGSHIRAALNNLGFDTEILAANIYGGTWEEDTVEKALDMVRESIQRGFAVVGWNLDNYEHGLIYGYDDERQILNIHDINARNGGELSYDDFGRRSRQGEPINPEMFVLVLKERNENPHLSVTRYTKEEDESYRKALRTALALAIRQVENAKQEGIISKNGIAAIDAWLSAFEEGSAHPFFTSYNLLWITSTRQYLVPFFIQSAITQCMSIQDNGLQQLMMKAAEVYLSSYRAWVRLRELFPFPESADTTNPRLKAEAIEFLHEARKAEAAGLTILREMVERLSLMTDEPHISEGTVV; encoded by the coding sequence TTGAGTAGCTTAAAACATGGTTTAGTAGGTGAATATCTGTTTGACGGCAACGCTCAAGATACCAGTGGACTTGGACATCATGCTAGGGTGAGGGGGGCAGCTTTAACAACCAATCGTTTTGGTGAAAGCGACCGAGCGTATGCCCTTTCTGGGAATGGAGAGCATATTGTTCTGGACCCGCCTCCAGCACTGAATCCCGAGGGTTTTTCGATGTCCGTTTGGATTAAGTACGCTGAAGAAGCAAGATTGAATTGGTGGAGTAATGCCATTATATCGCAGGATGATCACGGTCGCCAGATTGATAAGTCGAGACGCGTATTACAATTAAGCACTAAGGGGAAATTTATTACTTGGCATCGGATGATGACGTCGCCTGATGCAGTCGGTAAGAACATCATTCAGCTTGGTGTATGGTACCACGTTGCTGCAGTGTATGACGGAACTTACCATAAGATTTACGTGAACGGTGAGCTTCAGGATGTGCAAGAGGGGACATTTACACCAAATGCCGAAGAACCTATTTTTTTCGGTAAGAAGAATTCGGAGGAAAGTCGCTTTTGGTTTCATGGAGCACTGGATGATATTCGAATATATAACAGAGCGCTTGCTCAAAGTGAAGTTGCTGATCTGTTCACGGAACACGGATATGCAGGCGACCCTTTGTTGAAGCCTGTTCCAAAGAAAAGAACAACGAAGAAAGCTTCAATGAGATTCCCTGTCAAAAAGACGCTGGAATTCCGTTGGTTTAATTGGAACGATTGCTATAACTCTTTTGCGATCGCCCTGTATGGTGTTTTGCAATATTCAAAAAAGCCTATTAATTTGCAGCAGACTTTAGTGTATACTGCCCAGGCTTTTGTCATTAACACGGAAGACGCTGCCATTATGCCGATGGATGTTATTGGGGACGGAAGTCATATTAGAGCTGCTCTGAACAACCTTGGTTTCGACACGGAAATACTTGCGGCTAACATCTATGGTGGAACATGGGAAGAAGATACTGTCGAAAAGGCGCTTGATATGGTGCGCGAGAGTATTCAACGTGGTTTTGCCGTCGTAGGTTGGAATCTTGATAATTATGAACATGGGCTCATTTATGGCTATGATGACGAGCGTCAAATACTGAATATTCATGATATTAATGCGCGAAATGGAGGGGAGCTTTCTTACGATGATTTTGGTAGACGTTCACGGCAGGGAGAACCCATTAATCCAGAAATGTTTGTGCTGGTACTCAAAGAACGGAATGAGAATCCGCATTTAAGTGTTACACGATACACTAAGGAGGAGGATGAAAGTTATCGAAAAGCATTGAGAACGGCATTAGCACTTGCCATTCGCCAAGTTGAAAACGCAAAACAGGAAGGAATCATTAGTAAGAACGGAATTGCCGCCATTGATGCATGGCTTTCTGCCTTTGAAGAGGGCTCGGCACATCCATTTTTCACTAGTTACAACCTTTTATGGATCACATCTACGCGGCAGTATCTGGTTCCTTTTTTCATTCAATCAGCGATCACGCAATGTATGTCTATTCAGGATAATGGGCTCCAGCAGTTAATGATGAAGGCTGCTGAAGTTTATCTGTCCAGTTACCGCGCGTGGGTAAGGTTGCGTGAGTTATTCCCGTTCCCGGAAAGTGCTGATACAACCAATCCTCGATTGAAAGCGGAAGCTATTGAATTTCTTCATGAAGCAAGGAAGGCTGAAGCGGCTGGGCTAACCATTTTACGTGAAATGGTTGAGCGATTGTCCCTTATGACCGACGAGCCCCACATTTCTGAAGGTACAGTTGTTTGA
- a CDS encoding effector binding domain-containing protein, with the protein MQENVNIQNVMQVRVAKLESVKLIGFQGEHLDDQHKLFAQMDARAKEISQKKNGNQYLVILPGLIPIVAVEVNDTSDVLEGMTAYTIPEDEYVIFKFEEKYIGDFWSSICTEENQSKYNIDLSKPRYEVFTHSLQLAGVTEWYIPTIS; encoded by the coding sequence GTGCAAGAAAATGTAAATATTCAAAATGTTATGCAGGTACGGGTTGCAAAGCTTGAGTCTGTCAAGCTAATTGGTTTTCAAGGTGAGCATTTGGATGACCAGCATAAACTCTTCGCACAAATGGATGCACGGGCTAAGGAGATATCGCAAAAAAAGAATGGAAATCAGTATCTCGTAATATTGCCGGGACTCATTCCCATAGTGGCTGTTGAAGTTAATGATACAAGTGATGTGTTAGAAGGAATGACTGCATATACGATTCCTGAAGACGAATACGTCATCTTTAAGTTTGAGGAAAAGTACATCGGTGATTTTTGGAGCTCTATTTGCACCGAAGAAAATCAATCCAAATATAATATTGATTTGTCGAAACCAAGATACGAAGTGTTTACACACAGTCTTCAGCTTGCAGGAGTAACAGAGTGGTATATTCCGACTATTAGTTGA
- a CDS encoding methyl-accepting chemotaxis protein, whose product MLNVLKMWGLKGKRTSSMANTLSMVLLVIIVVVFAILGTFIFSSTRNILLNQQEVILQTKTQGVVSQFDALFKEKGSLVKQMSTNELFQQYIETTESSEDATSSTFAAATQKTLAAIVKEEPSFADAWIASIDGKGFWLQNDGVASAPDFDIQSRPYYKPVMEANGLYYSEPYVDVSMKKVLIGIFYPIKNDNNEMIGFAAADIAFEDIPSIMESYSLGSTGQSILISKDGDILYHPDQEKVLKEKITDDPGELGQIGQKMIAGESGIQLYNDNGERRYIGYATSKDTGWSVGLTISEKEVLAELRTFTWITLGAFAAATLLLVVICYITLRYLLRAIPQLLSKIKSIEQGDLTVQLDAKSNNEIGQIANGLNTMVQKIQGMLQVVGNSAQVLNQSSDDLQSISARTAITMNDTSTAINEIANATNYQSVHTESILNKTESLSSHIDEMAADTGVMETMVQTAVGQSGQGLAVVEQLSLWSEENHRSTQAVSSIIQEIDLSRNEISNFVETVKQIAAQTNLLALNASIEAARAGENGRGFAVVAQEVRKLAEQTALATEEINKKVQLIEEQTKLSVEHTMRGMKIAEENTQAVEDTKQVFFGINKDLEDLKLRMLKIASSTTNVHQHKEEILQALEIISSTKEENSASTEEVSASTQEQLDSIEQVAALSKELNQLSNKLQDELGQFKVNS is encoded by the coding sequence ATGTTAAACGTTTTGAAAATGTGGGGATTGAAGGGAAAGCGAACGTCCAGTATGGCTAACACATTATCCATGGTGCTGTTGGTTATTATCGTCGTCGTCTTTGCTATTTTGGGTACATTCATTTTTTCCAGCACACGAAACATCCTGCTTAACCAACAAGAGGTTATTCTTCAGACGAAGACGCAGGGAGTTGTCAGTCAATTCGATGCTCTATTTAAAGAAAAAGGGTCGCTTGTAAAGCAAATGTCGACCAACGAGCTGTTCCAGCAGTATATAGAAACAACGGAGTCCTCAGAGGACGCGACCAGCTCTACGTTCGCGGCAGCTACTCAGAAGACGCTTGCAGCTATTGTCAAAGAAGAGCCTTCGTTCGCTGATGCTTGGATTGCAAGCATAGATGGAAAGGGGTTCTGGCTGCAAAATGATGGTGTGGCCTCTGCGCCAGATTTTGATATTCAGAGCCGCCCGTATTACAAGCCTGTAATGGAGGCTAACGGGCTGTACTACTCTGAGCCATACGTAGATGTCAGTATGAAAAAAGTATTAATAGGAATCTTTTACCCAATCAAAAATGACAACAATGAAATGATCGGCTTCGCAGCGGCGGATATCGCCTTCGAGGATATTCCATCCATTATGGAAAGTTATTCTCTGGGAAGTACAGGCCAATCTATTCTGATCTCCAAGGATGGGGATATTCTGTACCATCCGGATCAGGAGAAGGTTTTGAAGGAGAAAATTACCGATGACCCTGGTGAATTGGGCCAGATCGGCCAAAAAATGATTGCTGGGGAGTCGGGCATACAGCTTTATAACGATAATGGGGAACGCCGTTATATCGGCTATGCCACCAGTAAGGATACGGGATGGTCCGTGGGCTTAACGATATCCGAGAAAGAGGTTCTCGCTGAATTAAGGACGTTCACATGGATTACGCTGGGAGCATTTGCAGCTGCCACCCTCTTGCTCGTCGTTATTTGCTACATCACCCTTCGTTATCTGTTGCGTGCGATACCGCAACTGTTGTCCAAGATTAAGTCGATAGAGCAAGGCGATCTAACGGTGCAACTGGATGCAAAGTCCAATAATGAGATTGGCCAGATCGCTAATGGGCTGAATACGATGGTGCAAAAGATTCAGGGGATGCTCCAAGTCGTAGGCAACTCGGCGCAGGTTCTGAATCAGTCATCCGATGATCTGCAGTCCATATCCGCAAGAACGGCAATAACGATGAACGATACCTCTACAGCCATTAATGAGATCGCCAATGCAACAAACTATCAGTCCGTCCATACGGAAAGTATTTTAAACAAAACAGAATCATTATCCAGTCATATTGATGAAATGGCAGCTGATACTGGGGTCATGGAAACGATGGTGCAGACAGCAGTCGGGCAGAGCGGCCAAGGACTCGCAGTGGTCGAACAATTATCGTTATGGTCTGAGGAAAACCATCGTTCCACGCAGGCCGTCTCCTCCATTATTCAGGAGATTGATCTGAGCCGAAATGAAATATCTAATTTTGTGGAAACGGTGAAACAGATTGCAGCTCAGACGAACCTGCTTGCACTCAACGCCTCCATTGAGGCTGCGCGCGCCGGCGAAAATGGTCGTGGCTTCGCTGTCGTTGCCCAGGAGGTTCGCAAGCTTGCGGAGCAGACCGCTCTGGCAACAGAGGAGATTAACAAGAAAGTACAACTTATTGAAGAGCAAACGAAGCTATCAGTCGAGCATACTATGCGCGGCATGAAAATTGCGGAGGAAAATACCCAAGCTGTAGAGGATACGAAGCAAGTGTTCTTTGGCATTAACAAGGATCTGGAAGACCTGAAGCTGCGCATGCTCAAAATTGCCAGCAGCACCACCAATGTGCATCAGCATAAGGAGGAGATTCTTCAGGCGCTAGAGATCATTTCTTCCACCAAAGAAGAGAATTCTGCTTCTACAGAGGAAGTGAGCGCAAGTACGCAGGAGCAACTCGATAGCATTGAACAGGTTGCCGCCCTTTCAAAGGAATTAAATCAGCTATCCAACAAATTGCAGGATGAATTGGGTCAGTTTAAGGTTAATTCATGA
- a CDS encoding DUF3267 domain-containing protein yields the protein MIHWFRHLPYKSMDEPEWRPFIQNAWFREHYMKFVYLIMAILLLVPMAFKAGFVFVEKVPIIPIIVLVFIIHEAIHIFVIYTKGDISLTFKGIFFWLHTNAALSKTRFWLFMSLPFILLSVVPGVAALFVSGTTQSLLLFICWINFIISSSDVINSFLILIKPNRAVFCNGKYRVTEISRK from the coding sequence ATGATTCATTGGTTTCGACACCTGCCGTATAAGTCTATGGATGAACCAGAATGGAGGCCGTTCATTCAAAATGCTTGGTTCCGAGAGCATTATATGAAATTTGTTTATCTGATTATGGCGATTTTATTGCTGGTGCCTATGGCGTTTAAGGCAGGGTTTGTTTTTGTTGAGAAAGTCCCTATTATTCCAATAATCGTTCTCGTGTTTATTATTCATGAAGCTATTCATATTTTCGTTATATACACGAAAGGTGATATTAGTTTAACGTTCAAGGGAATATTCTTTTGGCTACATACGAATGCAGCGTTGTCTAAAACAAGGTTTTGGCTCTTTATGAGCCTGCCCTTTATTCTATTATCGGTAGTACCTGGGGTTGCAGCGTTATTTGTATCAGGAACGACCCAATCACTTCTGCTGTTTATTTGTTGGATAAATTTCATTATTTCTTCCTCGGATGTAATAAACTCATTTTTAATTTTAATTAAGCCTAATAGAGCTGTATTTTGCAATGGGAAATACCGAGTAACTGAAATTTCGCGCAAATAA
- a CDS encoding DEAD/DEAH box helicase: MHLAAKLIHNFKDRETRHKLKGYRDKAELIQKRNLGAWDDQQLQKESLRLKKEAHSGTPLDELLVDAYALVCEAAKRTLGLQPYDVQIMAAIALHEGFLIEQLTGEGKTLSAVMPAYLHALTSKGVHVLTFNDYLANRDASWMGSIYRFLGLTVTAVQAGMSLPEKREAYAADITYVTAKEAGFDYLRDTIALDEADVVHRPFHYVIIDEADSLLLDEARVPLVIAGEPGSSVNDGSRFAEVARQLELDGHYDFDDFQRNVYLNEAGSARAESLLGCGNLYDSHNSHLLMSLNCALHAELLLKRDVDYIVRDGKIELIDEYTGRVAENRHLPDRLQAALSAKEGLQAKAGGSILGTITLQHFLSLYPKLCGMTATARASAMEFEHIYGLQVVQIPPNRPNIRIDHPHRIYTHKEAKRKALVQEISTVHRTGRPILIGTSSVEESDMLAEALADAGIVCHVLNAKNDAKEAELIAKAGELDAVTVSTNMAGRGVDIRLGGGNPAQAEAVAKLGGLYVIGTHMHQSVRIDNQLRGRSGRQGDPGASIFFISLEDELLLRFGIHKAIRGLRQDETLDESVLYSKIDHIQRIIMGQNFQIRQELNGYSDMVEDQRRMLYEERLRILKGETPMSPSEQRVRLYYIDKFWADHLEYVSYIREGIHLSSLVNRNPIDEFHALIIQAYEQIPDKINKESTNMLARLGGSNDPAMWEKFGLRSPASTWTYIITDQYKSYLQNPGAWTPATIIAYWLRKILSPLFRWSNI; encoded by the coding sequence ATGCATTTAGCCGCCAAGCTTATTCATAACTTCAAAGACCGCGAAACCCGGCATAAGCTGAAAGGCTATCGGGACAAAGCAGAGCTCATCCAAAAACGAAATTTGGGAGCTTGGGACGATCAGCAGCTGCAAAAGGAATCCCTCCGACTGAAAAAAGAGGCACACTCAGGTACGCCTTTGGACGAGCTGCTAGTTGATGCCTATGCGCTAGTCTGCGAGGCAGCGAAGAGAACACTGGGATTGCAGCCCTACGATGTCCAGATCATGGCTGCCATCGCTCTGCACGAGGGGTTCTTAATTGAGCAGCTTACCGGAGAAGGAAAAACGCTCTCTGCTGTTATGCCTGCTTATTTGCATGCGTTAACCAGCAAAGGCGTTCATGTGCTGACCTTTAACGATTATTTGGCAAATCGGGATGCGAGCTGGATGGGCTCCATTTATCGCTTCCTCGGGTTAACGGTAACCGCAGTTCAAGCAGGTATGAGCTTACCCGAGAAACGGGAAGCTTACGCCGCCGATATTACCTATGTTACAGCTAAAGAGGCGGGATTCGATTATTTGCGCGACACCATCGCTTTAGACGAAGCCGATGTCGTGCATCGTCCTTTCCACTATGTCATCATCGACGAAGCGGATTCACTGCTTCTTGACGAAGCCCGGGTACCGCTAGTCATCGCCGGAGAGCCGGGCTCCTCCGTCAACGATGGTAGTCGTTTCGCAGAAGTTGCTCGGCAGCTAGAGCTGGATGGGCATTATGACTTCGACGATTTCCAGCGGAACGTTTACTTAAATGAAGCAGGCTCTGCAAGAGCAGAGTCGCTGCTAGGATGCGGCAATTTGTACGACAGTCATAATAGTCATTTGTTAATGTCATTAAATTGCGCGCTGCATGCGGAATTGTTATTGAAGAGAGATGTCGATTACATCGTCCGAGACGGCAAAATCGAGCTGATTGACGAATATACCGGGCGTGTAGCGGAGAACAGGCATTTGCCGGACAGGCTGCAAGCCGCGCTTTCGGCCAAAGAAGGGCTGCAGGCGAAAGCCGGCGGGAGCATTCTTGGTACGATCACCCTTCAACACTTCCTTAGCCTTTATCCCAAGCTTTGCGGAATGACGGCTACCGCGCGAGCCTCCGCCATGGAATTCGAGCATATTTATGGGCTGCAGGTTGTGCAAATTCCGCCGAACCGGCCAAACATACGGATCGACCATCCTCACCGGATTTATACCCATAAAGAGGCTAAACGTAAGGCGCTTGTACAAGAAATCTCGACCGTCCATAGGACGGGCCGTCCCATTCTCATCGGTACGTCAAGCGTCGAGGAGTCTGACATGCTGGCGGAGGCGCTAGCGGATGCCGGCATAGTCTGCCATGTTCTGAACGCGAAAAACGACGCGAAAGAAGCCGAGCTCATCGCCAAAGCAGGCGAGCTCGACGCCGTGACGGTGTCCACGAATATGGCGGGACGCGGCGTCGACATTCGGCTCGGAGGCGGCAACCCCGCGCAAGCGGAAGCTGTCGCCAAGCTGGGCGGGTTGTACGTGATTGGTACGCATATGCACCAGAGCGTGCGAATCGACAATCAGCTGCGCGGGCGATCCGGCCGCCAAGGCGACCCGGGAGCCTCCATATTTTTCATAAGCTTGGAGGATGAGTTGCTGCTTAGATTCGGCATCCATAAAGCGATACGGGGTCTTAGACAGGACGAGACTCTCGACGAGTCGGTGCTCTACAGTAAAATCGACCATATTCAGCGTATTATTATGGGCCAAAACTTCCAGATTCGTCAGGAGCTGAACGGTTATTCGGACATGGTGGAGGATCAGAGACGCATGCTATACGAGGAGCGGCTCAGAATTTTGAAAGGCGAGACGCCGATGAGTCCTTCGGAGCAGCGGGTAAGGCTTTATTATATCGACAAATTCTGGGCCGACCATCTGGAGTATGTTTCCTACATTCGCGAAGGCATCCATTTGTCGAGCCTTGTTAACCGCAATCCAATCGACGAATTTCATGCGCTAATCATCCAAGCCTATGAGCAAATTCCGGATAAAATAAATAAGGAGTCGACGAATATGCTCGCAAGGCTCGGAGGCTCGAATGATCCGGCGATGTGGGAAAAATTCGGACTGAGGAGCCCTGCCTCCACTTGGACTTATATCATCACTGATCAATACAAGAGCTATTTGCAAAATCCAGGTGCATGGACACCAGCAACGATAATCGCTTATTGGTTGCGCAAAATTTTGAGTCCTCTATTCAGGTGGTCCAACATTTGA
- a CDS encoding ABC transporter permease — translation MSISLKRARAIFVKDYKEFSRNYALSIMLLFPIILALLLRAAGAASSLPGSFATVLNLSFVFLTCFAQTCLIAEEKERNTLRSLMMTPATSMDVLIGKSALVFVMSVVALAIAKYLFGYEPASLWAFVAAILLSIILYTAVGTICALFSKTLLDASLSVIPVSIVFSAAPWGAFIVNEYPVLKVLDYMPSSQLVHLLGLPPTEFTTGELLLPLLIILAWTVVLTIVSVVLYQRRLMDE, via the coding sequence ATGAGTATCTCATTGAAACGTGCGAGGGCGATATTTGTGAAGGATTACAAAGAGTTTTCACGCAATTATGCCCTCTCCATTATGCTGCTGTTCCCCATTATCCTCGCACTCCTTCTTCGAGCTGCTGGCGCAGCCTCGTCTTTGCCGGGATCTTTCGCTACAGTTCTCAATCTTTCGTTTGTGTTCCTAACCTGCTTCGCACAAACATGCTTGATTGCGGAAGAAAAGGAGCGTAACACTTTACGATCATTAATGATGACTCCAGCCACAAGCATGGATGTTTTAATTGGGAAAAGCGCTTTAGTCTTTGTCATGTCTGTTGTTGCTTTGGCTATTGCTAAGTATCTATTTGGCTATGAGCCCGCTAGTTTATGGGCGTTTGTGGCAGCAATCCTTCTTTCGATTATTTTATACACAGCAGTCGGGACGATATGTGCCCTATTCTCCAAAACGTTGCTGGATGCATCATTATCTGTCATTCCTGTGTCAATCGTATTTTCTGCGGCACCATGGGGAGCGTTTATTGTGAATGAGTATCCCGTCTTAAAAGTGCTGGATTACATGCCAAGCAGTCAGCTTGTTCATTTGTTAGGCTTACCCCCTACAGAATTTACGACGGGAGAGTTACTACTCCCCCTCCTTATTATTTTGGCATGGACGGTTGTCTTAACGATCGTATCTGTTGTTTTGTACCAACGACGACTAATGGATGAGTAG
- a CDS encoding ABC transporter ATP-binding protein, with amino-acid sequence MAVIQVEHIRKSFGSKDALRDVSFSIPSGEIFGFLGPSGSGKTTLIKILTAQLNSTSGQARVFNEPADMMKQSAQKMRFGILTDNSGLYERLTIEENLELFRKLYNLPKASIDKVLQFVNLSGERKKKVNLLSKGMRQRVLLACAIIHEPELLFLDEPTSALDPVNSAHIYKGLRRLNEQGTTIFLTTHNMAEAELLCNRVAILYQGQIQTIGSPKELKKQHRENVVCVELINGQAYELVINNRAADQIADWMKQGIIDRMETKEPNLGDIFIKMTGSELL; translated from the coding sequence ATGGCTGTTATACAAGTCGAGCATATTCGCAAGAGCTTTGGAAGTAAGGATGCATTAAGAGATGTGTCTTTTTCAATCCCGTCAGGAGAAATTTTTGGCTTCCTAGGTCCGAGTGGTTCAGGAAAAACAACATTAATAAAAATTTTAACTGCGCAATTAAATTCGACAAGTGGACAGGCACGTGTATTTAACGAGCCAGCAGATATGATGAAGCAGTCTGCACAGAAGATGCGCTTTGGTATTTTGACGGATAACAGCGGTCTCTATGAGCGACTAACGATAGAGGAAAATCTGGAGCTGTTTCGTAAGCTGTATAATCTTCCAAAAGCTTCGATTGATAAGGTGCTGCAATTTGTGAACTTAAGCGGCGAGCGCAAAAAGAAAGTCAATCTCTTATCTAAAGGGATGCGTCAGCGTGTCCTGTTGGCATGCGCGATTATCCATGAGCCGGAATTATTATTTCTGGATGAACCTACCTCGGCTTTAGATCCGGTAAACTCCGCGCATATTTATAAGGGACTGCGCCGCTTAAATGAGCAGGGGACAACGATTTTTTTAACAACGCATAATATGGCCGAGGCCGAATTGCTTTGCAACCGTGTAGCGATTTTGTATCAAGGACAAATCCAAACCATCGGCTCGCCAAAGGAGCTTAAAAAACAGCATCGGGAAAACGTCGTTTGTGTGGAATTAATCAACGGTCAAGCCTATGAGCTCGTAATTAACAATAGAGCAGCTGATCAAATAGCTGATTGGATGAAACAAGGGATAATTGATCGAATGGAAACGAAAGAGCCGAATCTAGGTGATATTTTTATTAAAATGACAGGAAGTGAGCTGCTATGA